One Malus domestica chromosome 11, GDT2T_hap1 genomic region harbors:
- the LOC103448768 gene encoding uroporphyrinogen decarboxylase 1, chloroplastic-like → MGLSAPASVNSSLRWKSSSLFVQSGAASTSTSLTGFSVSSKRKCPHRKVSVTCSSSSSSSSDPLLVKAARGDPVSRPPAWMMRQAGRYMAVYRKLAEKYPSFRERSETTDLIVEISLQPWEAFRPDGVIIFSDILTPLPAFGVPFDIEDVKGPVIQTPIVSEEGLKTLHPIDLDKLHFVGESLKILRREVGGHAAVLGFVGAPWTIATYIVEGGSTSTYTKIKSMCHTAPHVLRALLSHLTQAISDYIVFQVEAGAHCIQIFDSWGGQLPPAMWDSWSKPYIQEIVTSVRKRCPKTPLVLYINGNGGLLERMKGTGVDVIGLDWTVDIADGRKRLGSEISVQGNVDPAYLFSPLPSLTEEIQRVVRSAGPRGHILNLGHGVLVRTPEESVKHFFEVARSLNYDTFLETQTPRELVV, encoded by the exons ATGGGTTTATCTGCTCCGGCCAG TGTGAACAGCTCTCTGAGATGGAAATCTTCGAGCTTATTCGTGCAGTCGGGAGCAGCTTCTACTTCTACTTCTCTCACTGGATTCTCGGTTTCTTCCAAAAGAAAATGCCCCCACAGAAAGGTTTCTGTAACAtgctcttcttcctcctcttcatctTCTG ATCCACTCTTGGTTAAGGCTGCGAGAGGAGATCCTGTAAGTCGGCCTCCAGCATGGATGATGCGCCAAGCAGGAAGGTATATGGCTGTTTACAGAAAGCTTGCAGAGAAGTATCCATCATTCAGAGAGAGGTCAGAGACAACTGATCTCATTGTGGAAATTTCTTTGCAGCCTTGGGAAGCTTTCCGTCCTGATGGAGTGATTATTTTCTCTGACATACTTACGCCTCTACCTGCATTTGGTGTTCCCTTTGACATAGAAGACGTCAAGGGTCCTGttattcagacacccattgttTCTGAAGAGGGATTGAAGACCTTGCATCCGATTGACTTGGACAAACTGCACTTTGTGGGGGAATCCTTAAAGATACTGCGGCGGGAG GTTGGTGGGCATGCTGctgttttgggttttgtagggGCACCCTGGACGATTGCTACATACATAGTAGAAGGGGGTTCAACTTCCACATATACAAAAATAAAGAGCATGTGCCATACAGCACCACATGTATTGAGGGCTCTTCTTTCTCATTTGACTCAAGCAATATCAGACTACATTGTTTTCCAAGTAGAAGCAGGGGCACATTGCATACAAATATTTGATTCATGGGGTGGGCAACTACCACCAGCCATGTGGGATAGCTGGTCGAAGCCTTATATCCAAGAG ATCGTGACTTCAGTTAGGAAAAGATGCCCTAAAACACCACTTGTTCTCTACATTAATGGGAATGGTGGCCTTCTTGAGCGTATGAAAGGAACTGGCGTAGATGTGATTGGGCTTGACTGGACGGTAGACATAGCTGATGGTAGAAAACGACTGGGTAGTGAGATCAGTGTACAGGGAAATGTGGACCCTGCTTACCTATTTTCTCCTCTTCCTTCCTTGACCGAAGAAATTCAAAG GGTGGTGAGGTCTGCAGGGCCAAGGGGACACATCCTCAATCTAGGGCATGGTGTTCTTGTACGGACACCTGAAGAATCTGTTAAACATTTCTTCGAAGTTGCAAGAAGCTTGAATTATGACACATTTCTTGAAACACAAACACCGAGGGAATTGGTAGTGTAG
- the LOC103422123 gene encoding peptide-N4-(N-acetyl-beta-glucosaminyl)asparagine amidase A has translation MASPLALFFLLLLLHQPLFSTANVHKLNLLRSELLSEPTPQNDPAPTLFFEVTKPIELPKTKPCTQLVLQHDFGYTYGKAPVFAKYTPPSHCPSQTFSKIVLEWNATCKGRQFDRIFGVWLGGVELLRSCTAEPRPNGIVWSVEKDITRYYSLLQNDQTLAVYLGNLIDKTYTGIYHVNISIHFYPAEKNLNYNYEKKLGNLASGYHSWADLILPISRNLPLNDGLWFKIQNSTDTQLKEFEIPQNVYRAVLEVYVSFHENDEFWYSNAPNEYIAANNLSGTPGNGPFREVVVSLDGEVVGAVWPFTVIFTGGVNPLLWRPITAIGSYDLPSYDIEITPFLGKILDGKSHKFGFNVTSALNVWYVDANLHLWLDKQSTKTEGGLLKHSSLPLVVSLVSDFKGLNGTFLTRVGRSVSSTGWVKSSYGNITTDAIQDFHYSNTMVMRNDANTQIVNQKIHFNDTLHIRPPSSSAYSMSSNKKFPLYLYTDYLDQANETYKLVTNVELGFIEKKSASAGSQLSGSSVRNLQNAEGNMVVKNNLVASGLGSTQQVYRYDGGKSCYFRNISSSNYTILYDAVRSTCGQKPESNLDFGLSRLWPFGAQRNFPGPRFT, from the coding sequence ATGGCCTCTCCATTGgccctcttcttcctcctcctcctcctccaccaacCACTCTTTTCCACTGCCAATGTCCACAAACTCAACCTCCTCCGATCGGAGCTCCTCTCCGAGCCCACCCCTCAAAACGACCCCGCACCAACTCTCTTCTTCGAAGTAACCAAACCCATAGAACTCCCCAAAACCAAGCCCTGCACCCAGCTCGTTCTCCAGCACGACTTTGGGTATACATACGGCAAAGCTCCAGTCTTTGCTAAATACACCCCTCCCTCGCACTGCCCATCTCAAACATTTTCTAAAATTGTCCTCGAGTGGAATGCCACCTGCAAAGGGAGGCAATTTGATCGGATTTTTGGAGTTTGGCTCGGCGGCGTTGAGCTTCTCAGGAGTTGCACGGCGGAGCCGCGGCCGAATGGGATTGTTTGGAGTGTCGAGAAGGACATCACAAGGTACTATTCTTTGCTTCAGAACGATCAAACACTTGCTGTTTATCTTGGGAATTTGATTGATAAAACCTACACTGGAATTTACCATGTGAACATAAGCATTCATTTTTACCCTGCTGAGAAGAATTTGAACTACAATTACGAGAAAAAGTTGGGAAATTTGGCTTCTGGGTACCATTCTTGGGCTGATTTGATCTTGCCCATTTCTAGAAATCTGCCTTTGAATGATGGGTTGTGGTTTAAAATCCAGAATTCGACCGATACGCAGTTGAAGGAATTTGAGATCCCACAAAATGTTTATAGGGCTGTGTTGGAGGTGTATGTTTCATTTCATGAGAATGATGAGTTTTGGTATTCAAATGCTCCTAATGAGTACATTGCTGCAAACAATCTTAGCGGCACACCTGGAAATGGGCCTTTTAGGGAGGTTGTGGTGAGTTTAGACGGTGAGGTTGTTGGTGCAGTCTGGCCTTTTACTGTGATTTTCACTGGAGGGGTCAATCCTCTGCTGTGGAGACCCATTACTGCGATTGGATCCTATGATCTTCCTTCTTATGATATTGAGATTACGCCCTTTTTAGGGAAGATATTGGATGGGAAGAGCCACAAGTTTGGTTTTAATGTTACAAGTGCCTTGAATGTTTGGTATGTTGACGCGAATTTGCATCTTTGGTTGGACAAGCAGAGCACGAAAACTGAAGGAGGGCTTTTGAAGCATAGTAGCTTGCCCCTTGTTGTTTCACTGGTTTCAGATTTCAAGGGTTTAAACGGCACATTTTTGACAAGGGTTGGCAGGTCTGTGTCATCGACTGGATGGGTGAAGTCCTCCTATGGGAACATCACAACCGATGCGATTCAAGATTTCCATTACAGTAATACAATGGTCATGAGGAATGATGCTAATACACAGATAGTGAATCAGAAGATCCATTTCAACGATACACTTCATATCAGGCCGCCATCCTCCAGTGCGTACTCAATGTcatcaaacaaaaaatttcctctttacttgtacaCTGACTACTTGGATCAAGCAAATGAAACTTATAAGTTGGTTACAAATGTTGAATTGGGATTTATTGAGAAGAAGTCTGCAAGTGCTGGTTCACAATTATCAGGTAGCTCCGTCAGAAATCTGCAGAATGCCGAGGGTAATATGGTTGTAAAAAACAATTTGGTAGCTAGTGGATTGGGGAGTACCCAGCAAGTGTATAGGTACGATGGTGGCAAATCCTGTTACTTCAGAAACATAAGCAGCTCAAACTATACCATACTTTATGATGCGGTGAGGAGTACGTGCGGCCAAAAACCAGAGTCTAATTTGGATTTTGGCTTAAGCAGACTGTGGCCTTTTGGTGCTCAAAGGAACTTTCCTGGTCCCCGATTTACTTGA
- the LOC103448769 gene encoding protein LIGHT-DEPENDENT SHORT HYPOCOTYLS 10-like — protein sequence MFTNKGKDVVEGSSSASATDHRQQKQASQPAPLSRYESQKRRDWNTFGQYLRNQRPPVALSQSNSNHVLDFLRYLDQFGKTKVHLQGCVFFGQPEPPGPCTCPLRQAWGSLDALIGRLRAAYEENGGLPETNPFASGAIRVYLREVRDSQAKARGIPYKKKKKKRKLMKANLDNNPNISLQQS from the coding sequence ATGTTTACCAACAAAGGAAAAGATGTAGTGGAAGGATCGTCGTCTGCTTCTGCTACTGATCATCGGCAACAGAAGCAAGCTTCGCAGCCGGCTCCACTGAGCCGGTATGAATCGCAGAAGAGGCGAGATTGGAACACTTTTGGGCAGTACTTGAGAAACCAGAGGCCTCCAGTTGCTCTCTCACAGAGCAACTCCAACCATGTTCTTGATTTCCTCAGGTACTTGGACCAATTTGGAAAGACTAAGGTGCACTTACAAGGGTGTGTGTTTTTTGGGCAGCCTGAGCCTCCTGGCCCTTGCACCTGTCCGCTAAGACAAGCTTGGGGCAGCCTTGATGCACTGATCGGACGGCTGAGAGCTGCTTATGAAGAAAATGGTGGGTTGCCAGAAACAAACCCATTTGCAAGTGGAGCTATAAGAGTCTATCTGCGTGAAGTGAGGGACTCTCAAGCCAAAGCTCGGGGGATTCcgtacaagaagaagaaaaaaaagagaaaactaATGAAGGCAAATCTTGACAATAATCCCAACATCTCCCTGCAACAGTCTTGA